A region from the Variovorax paradoxus genome encodes:
- a CDS encoding (2Fe-2S)-binding protein has protein sequence MTTTTTTSPALLHRVAETTGREAVPFTLDGAAASALAGDTVLTAVLTQCGQLRRNEFSGQPRAGFCMMGACQDCWISTGEGERLRACSTFIAPGMALVTGRNGA, from the coding sequence ATGACGACGACAACGACAACTTCACCCGCCCTGCTGCACCGCGTGGCCGAGACCACCGGCCGCGAGGCCGTGCCCTTCACCCTGGACGGCGCAGCCGCGAGCGCACTGGCCGGCGACACGGTGCTGACGGCCGTGCTCACGCAATGCGGCCAGCTGCGCCGCAACGAATTCAGCGGCCAGCCGCGCGCGGGCTTCTGCATGATGGGCGCCTGCCAGGACTGCTGGATTTCCACCGGCGAAGGCGAGCGGCTGCGCGCCTGCTCGACCTTCATCGCGCCCGGCATGGCGCTGGTCACCGGGAGGAACGGCGCATGA
- a CDS encoding ABC transporter permease, giving the protein MTKNGPLALAFNALVITFMLAPLVVVCIVAFTPENTLTIPTTHFSLRWFRAVFAHPDFMQSFWNSLWLALASATIATLLAVPAGMAITRYAFPGRDFLNGLFLSPLIIPHLVLGVALLRLFALVGGTGSFGWLVMAHALIVTPYTLRLVVAALVGFDRSAEQAALSLGASQATVFRRITLPMILPGVTGGWLLSFINSFDEVTMSIFVTSPSTVTLPVRMYMYATESIDPLMAAVSALMVAVTAIAMVVLDRVYGLDRVLVGRR; this is encoded by the coding sequence ATGACCAAGAACGGCCCCCTCGCTCTCGCGTTCAACGCGCTCGTCATCACCTTCATGCTGGCGCCGCTCGTGGTGGTGTGCATCGTCGCGTTCACGCCCGAGAACACGCTCACGATTCCCACCACGCACTTCTCGCTGCGCTGGTTCAGGGCGGTGTTCGCGCATCCAGACTTCATGCAGTCTTTCTGGAACAGCCTGTGGCTCGCGCTGGCCTCGGCCACCATCGCCACGCTGCTCGCGGTGCCGGCGGGCATGGCGATCACGCGCTACGCGTTTCCGGGGCGCGATTTCCTCAACGGCCTGTTCCTCTCGCCGCTGATCATTCCGCACCTGGTGCTGGGCGTGGCTTTGCTGCGCCTGTTCGCGCTGGTGGGCGGCACGGGCAGCTTCGGCTGGCTGGTGATGGCGCACGCGCTGATCGTCACGCCCTACACGCTGCGCCTCGTGGTGGCCGCGCTGGTGGGCTTCGACCGCAGCGCCGAGCAGGCCGCGCTCTCGCTGGGCGCGAGCCAGGCCACGGTGTTCCGGCGCATCACGCTGCCGATGATCCTGCCGGGCGTCACGGGCGGCTGGCTGCTGTCCTTCATCAACAGCTTCGACGAAGTGACGATGTCGATCTTCGTCACCTCGCCCAGCACGGTGACGCTGCCGGTGCGCATGTACATGTATGCCACCGAGTCGATCGATCCGCTGATGGCGGCGGTGTCGGCGCTGATGGTGGCGGTGACGGCCATCGCGATGGTGGTGCTCGACCGCGTCTACGGGCTGGACCGCGTGCTGGTGGGGCGCAGATAG
- a CDS encoding ABC transporter permease, producing the protein MSGMRNKATPWWLSGPALLLFAALLVVPLALTAVLSFNVYDPATGPKAGEFTLAHYAQVFSDSYYHGIFWRTFWISGLVTLICVLVGAPEAYVLSRMRNPWRSVLLLVVLAPLLVSVVVRAFGWSMLLGPEGAVNGLLRLAGIGPVKMLYTETAVIVALVHVMLPFMVIPVWTSLQKLDAGVENAALSLRASHFTTLRRIVLPQVMPGILSGSLIVFGLAASSFAIPGLLGGRRLKMVATVVYDEYLHELNWPLGAAVALVLLAANLIVMLSYNRLVEGRYKKALG; encoded by the coding sequence ATGAGCGGAATGAGGAACAAGGCCACGCCGTGGTGGCTGTCGGGGCCCGCGCTGCTGCTGTTCGCGGCCCTGCTGGTGGTGCCGCTCGCGCTCACCGCGGTGCTGTCGTTCAACGTGTACGACCCAGCCACCGGACCGAAGGCCGGCGAGTTCACGCTCGCGCACTACGCGCAGGTGTTCAGCGACTCCTACTACCACGGCATCTTCTGGCGCACCTTCTGGATCTCGGGCCTCGTCACGCTGATCTGCGTGCTGGTCGGCGCGCCCGAGGCCTATGTGCTGAGCCGCATGCGCAACCCGTGGCGCTCGGTGCTGCTCCTGGTGGTGCTGGCGCCGCTGCTCGTGTCGGTGGTGGTGCGCGCCTTCGGCTGGAGCATGCTGCTCGGGCCCGAGGGCGCGGTGAACGGACTGCTGCGGCTGGCGGGCATCGGGCCGGTGAAGATGCTCTACACCGAGACCGCGGTGATCGTCGCACTGGTCCATGTGATGCTGCCCTTCATGGTGATTCCGGTCTGGACCTCGCTGCAGAAGCTCGATGCGGGCGTGGAGAACGCGGCACTCTCGCTCAGGGCCTCGCACTTCACCACGCTGCGCCGCATCGTGCTGCCGCAGGTGATGCCGGGCATTCTCTCGGGCAGCCTGATCGTGTTCGGCCTGGCTGCGAGCTCGTTCGCGATTCCGGGATTGCTGGGCGGGCGTCGATTGAAGATGGTCGCGACGGTCGTGTATGACGAGTACCTGCACGAACTCAACTGGCCGCTCGGCGCAGCCGTTGCGTTGGTTCTGCTGGCGGCCAATCTCATCGTGATGCTGAGCTACAACCGCCTGGTCGAAGGCCGCTACAAAAAGGCATTGGGGTGA
- a CDS encoding ABC transporter ATP-binding protein: protein MSFLRLTDLTKFYGATRAVSAMNLTVEKGEFVSLLGPSGCGKTTTLQMIAGFEAVSSGRIELAGKDITHAKANTRGLGIVFQTYALFPHMTVADNVSFGLEMRKMPKSERAGRVKQALALVHLEAHATRYPRELSGGQRQRVALARALVIEPPVLLLDEPLSNLDAKLREEMQFELRQIQRKVGTTTVMVTHDQSEAMSISDRVVVMEGGCATQIDHPHRVYEHPSTRFISTFVGKANLLNGRVTASGARSCHVAVGALAVEVDDTGYKSGDPVLMSVRPEKLQLVEAGRGRLDGQVLERFFLGSQWLYRLGTPAGDLMVLSPNDGRDALDEGHAAGIDWPAHCTRLLPADAAVAA from the coding sequence ATGTCGTTCCTGAGGCTCACCGACCTGACCAAGTTCTATGGCGCCACGCGCGCCGTGTCGGCCATGAACCTCACGGTGGAGAAGGGCGAGTTCGTCTCGCTGCTCGGCCCCTCGGGCTGCGGCAAGACCACGACGCTGCAGATGATTGCGGGCTTCGAGGCGGTGTCGAGCGGGCGCATCGAACTCGCGGGCAAGGACATCACGCATGCCAAGGCCAACACGCGCGGGCTGGGCATCGTGTTCCAGACCTACGCGCTGTTTCCGCACATGACGGTGGCCGACAACGTGAGCTTCGGCCTCGAGATGCGCAAGATGCCGAAGTCCGAACGCGCCGGGCGCGTCAAGCAGGCGCTGGCGCTGGTGCATCTGGAAGCGCACGCTACGCGCTACCCGCGCGAACTCTCCGGCGGCCAGCGCCAGCGCGTGGCGCTGGCCCGCGCACTCGTGATCGAGCCGCCGGTGCTGCTGCTGGACGAACCGCTCTCCAACCTCGACGCCAAGCTGCGCGAGGAAATGCAGTTCGAGCTGCGCCAGATCCAGCGCAAGGTCGGCACCACCACGGTGATGGTCACGCACGACCAGAGCGAGGCCATGTCGATCAGCGACCGCGTGGTGGTGATGGAAGGCGGCTGCGCCACGCAGATCGACCATCCGCACCGCGTGTACGAGCATCCGAGCACGCGCTTCATTTCCACCTTCGTGGGCAAGGCCAACCTGCTGAATGGCCGCGTCACGGCCAGCGGCGCGCGCAGCTGCCATGTGGCGGTGGGCGCGCTCGCGGTCGAGGTGGACGACACCGGCTACAAGTCGGGCGACCCGGTGCTGATGAGCGTGCGCCCCGAAAAGCTGCAGCTGGTGGAGGCCGGCCGCGGCCGCCTCGACGGCCAGGTGCTGGAGCGCTTCTTCCTGGGCAGCCAATGGCTCTATCGCCTGGGCACGCCCGCCGGCGACCTGATGGTGCTGAGCCCCAACGACGGCCGCGACGCGCTCGACGAAGGCCACGCGGCCGGCATCGACTGGCCCGCGCATTGCACGCGGCTGCTGCCGGCCGACGCGGCGGTGGCGGCATGA
- a CDS encoding IclR family transcriptional regulator translates to METPSAASGGVPRVFSVIRALGAVQAEGGRVTQIARSVGLTQATTHRLLQSLMAEGMVEQDERSKLYRLGIDFFALAASAGNPGDLRSICRPVLLRLCASLGDSIFLLARSGFDAICLDRSEGPFPIRSFTGDIGGRIALGVGQGALAILAFLPEAEREEVIRFNLSRVREYGVYDEVYLRTEIERVRQAGYAGRNTGLLEGMAGVAVPILDREGRAVAALSVGTIADRLNADRMPTVVELLKREAAAIGPRINPFDATLRRPAQSLAGSPAGQRISLSEAPGPSN, encoded by the coding sequence ATGGAAACTCCCTCGGCGGCCAGCGGCGGCGTGCCGCGTGTCTTTTCGGTGATCCGCGCGCTCGGCGCGGTGCAGGCCGAGGGCGGCCGCGTGACGCAGATCGCACGTTCCGTGGGCCTCACGCAGGCGACCACGCACCGGCTGCTGCAGTCGCTCATGGCCGAGGGCATGGTCGAACAGGACGAGCGCAGCAAGCTGTACCGCCTCGGCATCGATTTCTTCGCGCTCGCGGCCAGCGCCGGCAACCCCGGCGACCTGCGCTCCATTTGCCGCCCGGTGCTGCTGCGCCTGTGCGCGAGCCTGGGCGACAGCATCTTTCTGCTGGCGCGCAGCGGCTTCGACGCGATCTGCCTCGATCGCAGCGAAGGGCCGTTTCCGATCCGCTCGTTCACCGGCGACATCGGCGGGCGCATCGCGCTGGGCGTGGGGCAGGGCGCGCTCGCGATCCTGGCCTTCCTGCCCGAGGCGGAGCGCGAGGAAGTGATCCGCTTCAACCTCTCGCGCGTGCGCGAGTACGGCGTGTACGACGAGGTGTACCTGCGCACCGAGATCGAGCGCGTGCGCCAGGCCGGCTATGCCGGGCGCAACACCGGCCTGCTCGAAGGCATGGCCGGCGTGGCCGTGCCCATCCTCGACCGCGAGGGCCGCGCGGTGGCCGCGCTGAGCGTGGGCACCATCGCCGACCGGCTCAATGCCGACCGCATGCCCACGGTGGTGGAACTGCTCAAGCGCGAGGCGGCGGCCATCGGGCCGAGGATCAACCCCTTCGACGCAACGCTGAGGCGGCCGGCGCAGAGCCTGGCGGGTTCGCCCGCAGGGCAGCGCATCAGCCTGTCCGAGGCGCCGGGGCCCTCGAACTGA
- the amaB gene encoding L-piperidine-6-carboxylate dehydrogenase translates to MPEAQAPLPVAAEVAQLLQRLGVPNSASTGGELTVRSPVTGEVIAQVPQTTAAEAAAAIGHAHEAFKAWRSVPAPRRGELVRLLGEELRAAKADLGRLVTLEAGKIPSEGAGEVQEMIDICDFAVGLSRQLYGLTLATERAEHRMMETWHPLGVCGVISAFNFPVAVWSWNAALALVCGDSVVWKPSEKTPLTALAVHAIAQRAIARFGDAPEGLLGLLLGQRDIGEVLVDDHRVPILSATGSTAMGRQVGPKLAARFARAILELGGNNAAIVTPSADLDLTLRAIAFSAMGTAGQRCTTLRRLFVHDSVYDALVPKLAKVYANVQVGDPREAGTLVGPLIDRAAFDGMQKALGESREIGATVHGGQRVEGIGTQDAFYVRPALVELKSHDGPVLRETFAPILYVVRYTSLDDAIEWHNAVGAGLSSSIFTLNVREAERFLSSAGSDCGIANVNIGPSGAEIGGAFGGEKETGGGREAGSDSWKAYMRRATNTINYSTALPLAQGVTFEIND, encoded by the coding sequence ATGCCAGAAGCCCAAGCCCCCCTTCCCGTCGCCGCCGAAGTCGCGCAGCTGCTGCAGCGCCTCGGCGTTCCGAATTCCGCCAGCACCGGCGGCGAACTGACGGTGCGCTCGCCGGTCACCGGCGAGGTGATCGCGCAGGTGCCGCAGACCACCGCCGCCGAAGCGGCCGCCGCCATCGGCCACGCGCACGAGGCCTTCAAGGCCTGGCGCAGCGTGCCCGCGCCGCGCCGCGGCGAACTGGTGCGCCTGCTGGGCGAAGAGCTGCGCGCGGCCAAGGCCGACCTGGGCCGCCTCGTCACGCTCGAGGCCGGCAAGATTCCGTCGGAAGGCGCGGGCGAAGTGCAGGAAATGATCGACATCTGCGACTTCGCGGTCGGCCTCTCGCGCCAGCTCTACGGCCTCACGCTCGCCACCGAGCGCGCCGAGCACCGCATGATGGAAACCTGGCATCCGCTGGGCGTGTGCGGCGTGATCTCGGCCTTTAACTTTCCGGTGGCCGTGTGGTCGTGGAATGCGGCGCTGGCGCTGGTGTGCGGCGATTCGGTGGTGTGGAAGCCGTCCGAAAAAACACCGCTCACCGCGCTGGCCGTGCATGCCATTGCGCAGCGCGCCATCGCGCGTTTCGGCGATGCGCCCGAAGGCCTGCTCGGCCTGCTGCTGGGCCAGCGCGACATCGGCGAGGTGCTGGTCGACGACCACCGGGTGCCGATTCTCTCGGCCACCGGCTCGACCGCGATGGGCCGGCAGGTGGGGCCGAAGCTGGCCGCGCGCTTCGCACGCGCCATTCTCGAGCTCGGCGGCAACAACGCGGCCATCGTCACGCCTTCGGCCGACCTCGACCTCACGCTGCGCGCCATCGCGTTCTCGGCCATGGGCACGGCCGGCCAGCGCTGCACCACGCTGCGCCGGCTGTTCGTGCACGACAGCGTGTATGACGCGCTGGTGCCCAAGCTCGCCAAGGTGTATGCCAACGTGCAGGTCGGCGATCCGCGCGAGGCCGGCACGCTGGTCGGTCCGCTGATCGACCGCGCCGCGTTCGACGGCATGCAGAAGGCCTTGGGCGAAAGCCGCGAGATCGGCGCCACGGTACATGGCGGCCAGCGCGTGGAGGGCATCGGTACCCAAGACGCCTTCTACGTGCGCCCCGCATTGGTCGAGCTGAAGTCGCACGACGGCCCGGTGTTGCGCGAGACCTTCGCGCCCATTCTCTATGTGGTGCGCTACACCTCGCTCGACGATGCCATCGAATGGCACAACGCCGTGGGCGCGGGCCTGTCGTCGTCGATCTTCACGCTCAACGTGCGCGAGGCCGAGCGCTTCCTGTCGAGCGCCGGTTCGGACTGCGGCATTGCCAACGTCAACATCGGCCCGAGCGGCGCCGAAATCGGCGGCGCCTTCGGCGGCGAGAAGGAAACCGGCGGCGGCCGCGAAGCCGGCTCCGACAGCTGGAAGGCGTACATGCGGCGCGCGACCAACACCATCAACTACTCGACCGCGCTGCCGCTCGCCCAGGGCGTGACCTTCGAGATCAACGACTGA
- a CDS encoding amino acid ABC transporter substrate-binding protein yields the protein MKMQLKTLAAAALLALAFGAAAQQAPAGGTLDKIRSSGKAVLGVREASPPMAYMLGANEKYVGYHVELCERVLKDIAPSAKLEYMAVTAQNTIALVQNGTLDIGCGPTTNNTARQQQVAFALTTYVSEVRMATRVDSGISSLDQLAGRIVSASTGTTAVQLLRKRERAQNTTITTMLGKDHLESFLLMESGRADAFVLDDNLLAGIIANAKNPSAYRIVGDALGSEPIALLFRKDDAAFKTAVDDALRRLMKSGELEKIYAKWFVAPIPPKNTSLNLPMSAALKQLIAEPNDKPLEAYAK from the coding sequence ATGAAGATGCAACTGAAGACCCTCGCCGCCGCAGCGCTGCTCGCGCTCGCTTTCGGCGCCGCCGCGCAGCAGGCCCCGGCCGGCGGCACGCTCGACAAGATCAGGAGCAGCGGCAAGGCGGTGCTCGGCGTGCGCGAAGCCTCGCCGCCCATGGCCTACATGCTGGGCGCGAACGAGAAATACGTGGGCTACCACGTCGAGCTGTGCGAGCGCGTGCTGAAGGACATCGCGCCCTCGGCCAAGCTCGAATACATGGCCGTGACCGCGCAGAACACCATTGCGCTGGTGCAGAACGGCACGCTCGACATCGGCTGCGGCCCCACCACCAACAACACCGCGCGCCAGCAGCAGGTGGCGTTCGCGCTCACCACCTATGTGAGCGAGGTGCGCATGGCGACGCGTGTCGATTCGGGCATCAGCTCGCTCGACCAGCTGGCGGGCCGCATCGTGTCGGCTTCCACCGGCACCACCGCCGTGCAGCTGCTGCGCAAGCGCGAGCGCGCGCAGAACACCACCATCACCACGATGCTCGGCAAGGACCACCTCGAGAGCTTCCTGCTGATGGAGTCGGGCCGCGCCGATGCCTTCGTGCTCGACGACAACCTGCTCGCGGGAATCATCGCGAACGCGAAGAACCCGTCGGCCTACCGCATCGTCGGCGATGCGCTGGGCTCCGAACCCATTGCGCTGCTGTTCCGCAAGGACGACGCGGCCTTCAAGACCGCGGTGGACGACGCGCTGCGCCGCCTCATGAAGAGCGGCGAGCTCGAGAAGATCTACGCCAAATGGTTCGTCGCGCCGATTCCGCCGAAGAACACCAGCCTGAACCTGCCGATGAGCGCGGCGCTGAAGCAGCTCATCGCCGAACCCAACGACAAGCCGCTGGAGGCCTACGCGAAGTGA
- a CDS encoding pyridoxal phosphate-dependent aminotransferase: protein MTSAVLDPTPSTSAFEPAQRVRAIGVSEILRITDHANALKRAGRPVIVLGAGEPDFDTPEHIRAAAARAMERGDTRYTVLDGSPAMKAAVQFKFRRDNALDFAPGEISVGAGAKQVIFNALMASLNPGDEVILPAPYWTSYADIVQICGGVPVSVPCSEAQGFRLDAAQLEAAVTSRTRWLFLNSPSNPSGAAYSAVQLAPLCEVLLRHPAVWVLADDIYEHILYDGLAFATPAAVEPRLRERTLTVNGVSKAYAMTGWRVGYGAGPRALIAAMAVVQSQSTSCPSSVSQAAAIEALTGPQDIVAERRASFQQRRDFVVAALNRAPGLHCRVPEGAFYTFASCAGVLGRRTRGGALLRTDSDFCSYLLQDYEVAVVPGSVFGLAPYFRISYATSMAQLEEACARIAAACEALE from the coding sequence GTGACATCCGCCGTTCTCGATCCCACGCCTTCGACCTCCGCGTTCGAGCCCGCGCAGCGCGTGCGCGCCATCGGCGTGTCGGAAATCCTGCGCATCACCGACCATGCCAACGCGCTCAAGCGCGCCGGCCGGCCGGTGATCGTGCTGGGCGCGGGCGAGCCGGACTTCGACACGCCCGAGCACATCCGCGCCGCCGCGGCCCGCGCGATGGAGCGCGGCGACACGCGCTACACCGTGCTCGACGGCAGCCCGGCCATGAAGGCCGCGGTGCAGTTCAAGTTCAGGCGCGACAACGCACTCGACTTTGCACCGGGCGAGATCAGCGTGGGCGCGGGCGCCAAGCAGGTGATCTTCAACGCGCTGATGGCCAGCCTGAACCCGGGGGACGAGGTGATCCTGCCTGCGCCGTACTGGACCTCCTACGCCGACATCGTGCAGATCTGCGGCGGCGTGCCGGTGAGCGTGCCCTGCAGCGAGGCGCAGGGCTTTCGGCTGGATGCCGCGCAGCTGGAGGCAGCCGTCACGTCGCGCACGCGCTGGCTGTTCCTGAATTCGCCTTCCAACCCGAGCGGCGCGGCCTACAGTGCGGTACAGCTCGCGCCGCTGTGCGAGGTGCTGCTGCGCCATCCCGCGGTGTGGGTGCTGGCCGACGACATCTACGAACACATCCTCTACGACGGCCTCGCCTTCGCCACGCCGGCGGCCGTGGAGCCGCGGCTGCGCGAACGCACGCTCACCGTGAACGGCGTGTCCAAGGCCTATGCGATGACCGGCTGGCGCGTGGGCTACGGGGCCGGGCCGCGCGCGCTGATCGCGGCCATGGCAGTGGTGCAGAGCCAGTCGACCTCATGCCCGTCGTCGGTGAGCCAGGCCGCCGCGATCGAGGCGCTCACGGGGCCGCAAGACATCGTGGCCGAGCGGCGCGCTTCCTTCCAGCAACGCCGTGATTTCGTGGTGGCCGCACTGAACCGCGCGCCGGGCCTGCATTGCCGCGTGCCCGAAGGCGCTTTCTATACTTTTGCGAGTTGCGCGGGCGTGCTCGGGCGGCGCACCCGCGGCGGTGCGCTGCTGCGGACCGACAGCGATTTCTGCAGCTACCTGCTGCAGGACTACGAAGTGGCGGTGGTGCCGGGCAGCGTGTTCGGGCTGGCGCCGTATTTCCGCATTTCGTATGCCACGTCGATGGCGCAGCTCGAGGAGGCGTGTGCGCGCATTGCCGCGGCATGCGAAGCTCTCGAATGA
- a CDS encoding thiamine pyrophosphate-binding protein, with protein sequence MTSPRTGGQILVDQLITHGVKQLFCVPGESFLAVLDALHDASIEVTVCRQEGGATMMAEAQGKLTGRPGVCFVTRGPGATNAAAGVHIAHQDSTPLLLFVGQVAREALGREAFQELDYGAVFGTMAKWVVQIDDPARVPELVSRAFHVATSGRPGPVVIALPEDMLTEAATVADAQSYAVVETHPGAAQIAELQQRLSQAQRPVVILGGSRWSEAATQQFAAFAEAFSLPVYCSFRRQMLLSAEHPCYAGDLGLGANPRMLERIRNADLVLLVGGRLSEVPSQGYELLAIPQPRQALVHVHADADELGKLYRPSQGIHATPQAFAEAVSALRPESPPAWQAETKTAREEFLRWSDPAPIRIPGPLQMGEVMQHLRDVLPADTIFCNGAGNFATWVHRFWPFRAFASQLAPTSGSMGYGLPAGVGAKRLWPQREVVVFAGDGDFMMHGQEFATAVQYGLPIIVVLLDNAMYGTIRMHQEKHYPGRVSATQLKNPDFRGYAEVFGGHGERVASTEEFGPALARARASGKPAILHCLLDPEAITPASTLQSIRKAALAAS encoded by the coding sequence ATGACCTCTCCCCGCACCGGCGGCCAGATCCTGGTCGACCAGCTCATCACCCACGGCGTCAAGCAGCTCTTCTGCGTGCCCGGCGAAAGCTTTCTGGCCGTGCTCGATGCGCTGCACGATGCATCCATCGAGGTGACCGTGTGCCGCCAGGAAGGCGGCGCCACGATGATGGCCGAGGCGCAGGGCAAGCTCACGGGCCGGCCCGGCGTCTGCTTCGTCACGCGCGGGCCGGGCGCCACCAACGCGGCGGCCGGCGTGCACATCGCGCACCAGGATTCGACGCCGCTCTTGCTGTTCGTGGGCCAGGTCGCGCGCGAGGCGCTGGGCCGCGAGGCCTTCCAGGAACTGGACTACGGCGCGGTGTTCGGCACCATGGCCAAGTGGGTGGTGCAGATCGACGATCCGGCGCGCGTGCCCGAGCTGGTCTCGCGCGCCTTCCACGTCGCCACCTCGGGCCGGCCCGGTCCGGTGGTGATCGCGCTGCCCGAAGACATGCTGACCGAAGCCGCAACGGTGGCCGATGCGCAGTCCTATGCGGTGGTCGAAACCCACCCGGGCGCGGCGCAGATCGCCGAGTTGCAGCAGCGCCTGTCGCAGGCCCAGCGGCCTGTCGTCATCCTGGGCGGCAGCCGCTGGTCCGAGGCGGCCACGCAGCAGTTCGCGGCTTTCGCCGAGGCGTTCTCGCTGCCGGTGTACTGCTCGTTCCGCCGCCAGATGCTGCTGTCGGCCGAGCATCCCTGCTACGCGGGCGACCTGGGCCTGGGCGCGAATCCGCGCATGCTCGAGCGCATCCGCAACGCCGACCTCGTGCTGCTGGTGGGCGGCCGCCTGTCGGAAGTGCCGTCGCAGGGCTATGAGTTGCTCGCCATCCCGCAGCCGAGGCAGGCGCTGGTGCATGTGCATGCCGATGCCGACGAGCTTGGCAAGCTCTATCGCCCGTCGCAAGGCATCCACGCCACGCCGCAGGCTTTCGCCGAAGCCGTGTCCGCGCTGCGCCCGGAGTCGCCACCCGCCTGGCAGGCCGAGACAAAAACCGCGCGCGAAGAGTTCCTCCGCTGGAGCGATCCGGCCCCGATCCGCATTCCCGGCCCGCTGCAGATGGGCGAGGTCATGCAGCATCTGCGCGACGTGCTGCCGGCCGACACCATCTTCTGCAACGGCGCGGGCAACTTCGCGACCTGGGTGCACCGGTTCTGGCCATTCCGCGCGTTCGCGAGCCAGCTTGCGCCCACCAGCGGATCGATGGGCTACGGCCTGCCGGCCGGCGTAGGCGCCAAGCGCCTCTGGCCGCAGCGCGAGGTGGTGGTGTTCGCGGGCGACGGCGACTTCATGATGCACGGTCAGGAGTTCGCCACCGCCGTGCAGTACGGGCTGCCGATCATCGTGGTGCTGCTGGACAACGCGATGTACGGCACCATCCGCATGCACCAGGAAAAGCACTACCCGGGCCGCGTCAGCGCCACGCAGCTGAAGAACCCCGACTTCCGCGGCTATGCCGAGGTGTTCGGCGGCCATGGCGAGCGCGTGGCCAGCACCGAGGAGTTCGGCCCCGCGCTGGCGCGCGCCCGCGCGAGCGGCAAGCCCGCGATCCTGCATTGCCTGCTCGATCCGGAAGCCATCACGCCCGCGAGCACGCTGCAGAGCATCCGCAAGGCGGCACTGGCGGCCAGCTAG
- the chrA gene encoding chromate efflux transporter, with amino-acid sequence MPPPEPLEPPAPVSFWQAFGYWLKLGFISFGGPAGQIALMHQELVERRRWISEKRFLHALNYCMLLPGPEAQQLATYIGWLMHRTWGGIAAGVLFVLPSLFILIALSWAYMAYGHVPAVAGLLYGVKPAVTAIVLFAAWRIGSRVLKNAWLWAIAVAAFVAIFALRLPFPLIVLAAGAIGYFGSRFAPAYFAAGGGHGSAAASAGPALIDDHTPTPQHALFGWGRFARVLAVFFLLWLGALGALTALYGWNGALTQMAWFFTKAALLTFGGAYAVLPYVFQGAVDHYHWLSATQMIDGLALGETTPGPLIMVVSFVGFVGGWGQALFGPQALFAAGAAAATVVTFFTFLPSFLFILLGGPFIESTHGNLKFTAPLTAITAAVVGVIVNLAVFFAYHVLWPAGLSGPFEIPSALIGVLAAIALFRFKAGVIPVVLASALTGMAWQLLH; translated from the coding sequence ATGCCGCCACCAGAGCCTCTCGAACCTCCCGCCCCCGTCAGCTTCTGGCAGGCCTTCGGCTACTGGCTCAAGCTCGGCTTCATCAGCTTCGGCGGGCCGGCCGGACAGATCGCGCTGATGCACCAGGAACTGGTCGAGCGTCGGCGCTGGATCTCGGAGAAGCGCTTCCTGCATGCGCTCAACTACTGCATGCTGCTGCCGGGCCCGGAAGCCCAGCAGCTGGCCACCTACATCGGCTGGCTCATGCACCGCACCTGGGGCGGCATTGCGGCGGGTGTGCTCTTCGTGCTGCCGTCGCTCTTCATTCTGATTGCGCTGTCGTGGGCCTACATGGCCTACGGCCACGTGCCGGCCGTGGCGGGCCTGCTCTACGGCGTGAAGCCCGCGGTGACGGCCATCGTGCTGTTCGCCGCCTGGCGCATCGGCTCGCGGGTGCTCAAGAACGCATGGCTCTGGGCGATTGCCGTGGCGGCCTTCGTGGCGATCTTCGCGCTGCGCCTGCCGTTTCCGCTGATCGTGCTGGCCGCCGGGGCCATCGGCTACTTCGGCAGCCGGTTCGCGCCGGCGTACTTCGCAGCGGGTGGCGGGCACGGCAGCGCCGCGGCTTCGGCCGGGCCGGCGCTGATCGACGACCACACGCCGACGCCGCAGCACGCGCTTTTCGGCTGGGGCCGTTTCGCGCGCGTGCTGGCGGTTTTTTTCCTGCTGTGGCTCGGCGCCCTCGGCGCGCTCACAGCGCTGTACGGCTGGAACGGCGCACTCACGCAGATGGCCTGGTTCTTCACCAAGGCGGCGCTGCTGACCTTCGGCGGCGCCTACGCGGTGCTGCCCTATGTGTTCCAGGGCGCGGTCGACCACTACCACTGGCTCAGCGCCACGCAGATGATCGACGGGCTGGCGCTCGGGGAAACCACGCCGGGTCCGCTGATCATGGTGGTGTCGTTCGTGGGCTTCGTCGGCGGCTGGGGCCAGGCGCTGTTCGGCCCGCAGGCGCTGTTCGCGGCGGGCGCCGCGGCGGCAACGGTGGTGACCTTCTTCACCTTCCTGCCGTCGTTCCTGTTCATCCTGCTGGGCGGCCCCTTCATCGAGTCGACCCACGGCAACCTGAAGTTCACCGCGCCGCTCACCGCCATCACCGCGGCCGTGGTCGGCGTGATCGTCAACCTCGCGGTCTTCTTCGCCTACCACGTGCTCTGGCCCGCAGGCCTGTCCGGCCCCTTCGAGATCCCCTCCGCCCTCATCGGCGTCCTCGCGGCCATTGCGCTCTTCCGCTTCAAGGCCGGCGTGATCCCCGTGGTGCTCGCCTCCGCGCTCACCGGCATGGCCTGGCAGCTACTGCATTAG